A single Kryptolebias marmoratus isolate JLee-2015 linkage group LG7, ASM164957v2, whole genome shotgun sequence DNA region contains:
- the lg7h20orf27 gene encoding UPF0687 protein C20orf27 homolog: MAAAKKSCAKMGGVRFTEEPPSAGAPTHVHFDEKLHDSVVMVTLEDDGNFMVKVGFLKTQHRYEIVFTLPEVPALGKDVCPAPVPNPHLRITDIKLAPEGGLKVTCNYLAQQEGVLCEEVLLLSETNDDVCVRVKVHARVMDGHHGTPMLLEGVRCIGMEAEYDSEQSDWQGFD, from the exons ATGGCTGCTGCTAAGAAGA GTTGTGCAAAGATGGGAGGCGTGCGCTTCACAGAGGAACCGCCTTCCGCCGGAGCCCCAACCCACGTTCACTTTGACGAGAAGCTACATGACTCTGTTGTCATGGTGACGCTGGAGGATGACGGCAACTTCATGGTCAAG gTTGGCTTCCTGAAGACGCAGCACCGTTATGAAATAGTGTTCACGCTGCCGGAGGTCCCCGCTCTGGGTAAAGATGTGTGTCCAGCTCCAGTCCCCAATCCACACCTCCGGATCACCGACATTAAACTGGCACCAGAGG gggGCCTGAAGGTGACGTGTAACTACCTGGCCCAGCAGGAGGGGGTCCTGTGTGAGgaggtgctgctgctgagcGAGACCAACGACGACGTCTGCGTCAGAGTCAAGGTTCACGCCAGAGTCATGG ACGGCCACCACGGCACGCCCATGCTGCTGGAGGGGGTGCGCTGCATCGGCATGGAGGCGGAGTACGACTCGGAGCAGAGCGACTGGCAAGGCTTCGACTAG